Proteins encoded within one genomic window of Dyadobacter chenhuakuii:
- a CDS encoding alanine dehydrogenase, translating into MAQPQITGFEELAKQSALYPQESLVAVRKDQNSLHIGLPREVSLQENRIALTPDAVKILVRNGHEVWVEKDAGKGGNLSDHEYSEAGAVIVQSAKEVYQANVILKVEPLVEEEFRYIKAGTTLISAMNLPTLEKKYFEKLNELKITGIGYELIEDKVGGKPIIRAMGEIAGSTVLLIAAEYLSTPNGGRGIILGGITGVPPTKIVILGAGTVAEYATRAAISVGADIKVFDKHIYRLQRLKYAIGQNLYTSIIDSDTLAEAIARADVVIGTMRAENGISPLVVTKEMVSQMKPGSVIIDVSIDQGGSFETSRMTTHKHPTFKYNDVIHYCVPNIPSRVAHTASTALSNVFLPFLLQTGTIGGIEEMIYANRWFMKGVYCHKGTLTNSHIARSFNMRYKDLTLLLAARM; encoded by the coding sequence ATGGCACAACCTCAGATTACCGGTTTCGAAGAGCTTGCCAAGCAGTCGGCGTTGTATCCGCAGGAATCCCTGGTGGCGGTGCGCAAGGATCAGAATTCGCTGCATATTGGCTTGCCGCGTGAAGTTTCTTTGCAGGAAAACCGGATCGCATTGACTCCCGACGCAGTAAAAATCCTCGTTCGAAACGGACATGAAGTGTGGGTTGAAAAGGATGCAGGAAAAGGCGGAAACCTCTCCGACCACGAGTACAGCGAAGCCGGGGCGGTGATCGTGCAAAGTGCCAAGGAAGTTTATCAGGCCAATGTGATCCTGAAAGTGGAGCCGCTGGTGGAAGAAGAGTTCCGTTATATCAAAGCAGGGACAACATTGATTTCGGCAATGAACCTGCCAACGCTGGAAAAGAAATATTTTGAGAAGCTGAATGAGCTGAAAATAACAGGGATCGGTTACGAGCTCATTGAAGATAAAGTAGGAGGGAAGCCCATCATCAGGGCGATGGGCGAGATCGCCGGAAGCACCGTTTTGCTGATCGCTGCTGAATATTTATCCACGCCTAATGGTGGAAGAGGCATCATTCTGGGTGGTATTACAGGCGTTCCGCCAACTAAAATCGTGATCCTGGGAGCCGGAACAGTTGCGGAATATGCCACCCGCGCCGCCATTAGCGTAGGCGCGGATATCAAGGTTTTTGACAAGCATATATATAGGTTACAAAGGTTAAAATACGCGATAGGCCAAAACCTTTATACATCCATCATTGACTCGGACACATTAGCGGAGGCCATCGCCCGCGCTGATGTTGTCATAGGCACGATGCGCGCTGAGAACGGGATCAGCCCATTGGTCGTTACCAAAGAAATGGTTTCCCAGATGAAGCCAGGCTCCGTTATCATTGACGTCAGCATTGACCAGGGCGGGTCTTTCGAAACTTCCCGCATGACCACGCACAAGCACCCGACATTCAAATATAATGATGTGATTCATTACTGCGTGCCCAACATTCCTTCACGTGTGGCGCATACGGCCAGCACGGCGCTTAGCAATGTATTTTTGCCGTTTTTATTGCAAACAGGCACAATTGGCGGCATCGAGGAAATGATTTATGCCAATCGTTGGTTTATGAAAGGAGTGTATTGTCACAAAGGAACATTGACAAATTCACATATCGCAAGGAGTTTTAACATGCGCTATAAAGATTTAACATTGCTGCTGGCAGCCAGAATGTAA
- the tsaE gene encoding tRNA (adenosine(37)-N6)-threonylcarbamoyltransferase complex ATPase subunit type 1 TsaE — translation MFGESAVMQFSELEELETVSADLLHIGKDIPVWLFEGHMGAGKTTLIKALCKKLGVRSHVQSPTFSLVNEYDAGDKLVYHFDFYRIKDEVEALDMGVEEYFDSGHFCFVEWPGKIESLWPLHYLLIHMEADENGVRMLKATQV, via the coding sequence ATGTTTGGAGAGTCTGCCGTTATGCAATTTAGTGAGTTGGAAGAACTGGAAACGGTCTCTGCTGATCTGCTGCATATTGGCAAAGACATTCCCGTATGGCTTTTCGAGGGCCATATGGGCGCCGGCAAGACAACCCTCATCAAAGCGCTCTGCAAAAAGCTGGGCGTTCGCTCACACGTTCAAAGCCCTACATTTTCACTGGTCAACGAATATGACGCCGGTGATAAATTGGTGTATCATTTTGATTTTTACAGGATTAAGGATGAAGTCGAAGCGCTTGATATGGGCGTGGAGGAATATTTCGATTCCGGGCATTTCTGCTTTGTCGAATGGCCGGGGAAAATTGAATCCTTATGGCCATTGCATTATCTGCTGATCCATATGGAAGCGGATGAAAATGGCGTGAGAATGTTAAAGGCAACCCAGGTATAG
- a CDS encoding Gfo/Idh/MocA family protein: MEINSLNRRDFLKAGAVLSSFMIVPRHVLGKGYLAPSDKIALGFIGCGRQSGGLRNRFLDTMETQIVAASDVYAVKREAFVTNVNKWYAEKAAQSNYKSAIGIEDFRELLARKDIDAVVIAAPDHWHASMAVRAAEAGKDIYCEKPLSLTVREGRAMVDATRKHNRVFQTGSMQRSAKEFTQAVQLVQSGAIGKVKQVFVNVGGPPKAWDLKEETKPDGLNWDLWMGPNAMNRPYNNELAPVMTATFWPKWRDYIEFGGGGMTDWGAHMFDIAQWGLGMDNSGPVELVYSEPTKGLVYKYANGAEVIHRPMEGKQHCHFVGTDGEVFVARGELRTTPETLKEKTFTSENSKVYVSDNHYKDFLNAIRTRKPPICDVEVGHRTASVCNIGNIAYRLQRSLTWNPKKEEFKKDKEANQLLGRDMKAEWKV, from the coding sequence ATGGAAATCAATTCTTTGAATCGCAGGGACTTTCTAAAAGCAGGGGCGGTGCTATCATCATTCATGATCGTTCCAAGGCATGTTTTGGGGAAAGGATATCTGGCGCCGAGCGATAAAATTGCATTAGGATTTATCGGCTGCGGTCGGCAGAGCGGCGGTTTAAGGAATCGTTTTCTGGACACGATGGAAACGCAGATTGTTGCTGCTTCGGATGTGTATGCGGTTAAGCGTGAAGCATTTGTGACCAATGTAAATAAATGGTATGCTGAGAAAGCGGCTCAAAGCAATTATAAGTCAGCTATCGGAATTGAAGATTTTCGCGAGTTGCTTGCCCGTAAAGACATTGATGCTGTGGTAATTGCAGCGCCGGATCACTGGCATGCGTCTATGGCGGTGCGGGCTGCCGAGGCAGGGAAAGATATTTATTGCGAAAAACCGTTATCGCTCACTGTCAGAGAAGGACGTGCTATGGTGGATGCAACCCGCAAGCATAATCGCGTTTTCCAGACAGGAAGCATGCAGCGATCGGCCAAGGAATTTACGCAGGCTGTGCAATTGGTGCAAAGTGGCGCCATTGGCAAAGTGAAGCAGGTTTTCGTCAATGTAGGCGGACCGCCGAAAGCATGGGATTTAAAAGAAGAAACAAAACCCGATGGCCTGAACTGGGATCTCTGGATGGGCCCCAATGCCATGAACCGGCCTTATAACAATGAACTGGCACCCGTCATGACAGCCACATTCTGGCCCAAATGGCGTGATTACATTGAATTTGGCGGCGGCGGCATGACCGACTGGGGCGCACATATGTTTGACATCGCGCAATGGGGATTGGGCATGGATAACAGCGGGCCGGTGGAGCTTGTCTATTCAGAGCCTACAAAAGGATTGGTCTACAAATATGCCAACGGCGCCGAAGTGATCCACCGGCCGATGGAAGGCAAGCAACATTGTCATTTCGTAGGAACAGACGGTGAGGTTTTTGTAGCAAGAGGAGAGCTGCGCACCACGCCCGAAACATTAAAAGAGAAGACCTTTACCAGTGAAAATTCAAAAGTCTACGTCAGTGATAACCATTATAAAGATTTTCTGAATGCGATCCGCACGCGGAAGCCGCCGATCTGTGATGTGGAAGTGGGGCATAGGACCGCTTCTGTCTGCAATATTGGGAACATCGCGTATCGCCTGCAACGTTCATTAACCTGGAATCCAAAAAAGGAAGAATTTAAAAAAGACAAGGAGGCAAACCAACTTCTGGGCCGCGACATGAAGGCCGAGTGGAAGGTTTAA
- a CDS encoding sugar phosphate isomerase/epimerase family protein has protein sequence MSQHISRRDFLINSALAGAIAPVIADNAFAAKADSAAEVPKINIFSKHLHFLNYSDMADAAKELGFDGIDLTVRPKGHVLPENVENDLPKAAEAMKKAGFTPLMFCTAVEDATNPVDKKLLETASKLGFKYYRMNWYKYNEQQTIPQLLDQYKDKMAGLSQLNNQLGLVGCYQNHAGRLVGASMFEIWEILQKADPKSMGAQYDIRHATLEGGLSWQTGFNLIRPSIKTIVLKDFMWEKTNGKWGPKSVPLGEGMVDFKTYFKLLKDNKVDVPICLHLEYPLGGADQGADKITVDKKIVFDAMRRDLKRAKELWQEA, from the coding sequence ATGTCCCAACACATTTCCCGTCGCGATTTTCTCATCAATAGTGCTTTAGCTGGTGCAATTGCTCCTGTCATTGCGGACAATGCTTTTGCGGCAAAGGCTGATTCAGCAGCAGAAGTCCCTAAAATCAACATTTTTTCCAAACACCTGCACTTCCTGAATTATAGCGATATGGCGGATGCCGCCAAGGAACTCGGCTTCGATGGCATTGACCTCACGGTGCGCCCGAAAGGACATGTTTTGCCTGAGAATGTGGAAAATGACTTACCAAAAGCTGCGGAAGCGATGAAAAAGGCTGGTTTTACGCCCTTAATGTTCTGCACAGCCGTGGAAGATGCAACCAACCCGGTTGACAAAAAATTGCTGGAAACGGCTTCTAAGCTGGGTTTCAAATATTACCGCATGAATTGGTATAAATACAACGAACAGCAAACCATTCCGCAACTTCTGGATCAGTATAAGGATAAAATGGCTGGGTTAAGCCAGTTAAATAACCAGCTTGGGCTTGTGGGTTGCTATCAAAACCACGCGGGCAGGCTGGTAGGCGCGAGCATGTTTGAGATCTGGGAAATTCTGCAAAAAGCCGATCCTAAAAGCATGGGTGCACAATATGACATCCGCCACGCCACATTGGAAGGTGGTCTTTCATGGCAAACGGGCTTCAATCTCATCAGGCCGAGCATTAAGACCATTGTTTTAAAAGATTTTATGTGGGAAAAAACCAATGGCAAATGGGGACCCAAAAGCGTCCCGCTCGGAGAAGGCATGGTGGATTTCAAAACCTATTTCAAACTACTGAAAGACAATAAAGTAGACGTTCCGATCTGCCTGCATCTGGAATATCCTCTGGGCGGTGCAGATCAGGGCGCGGATAAAATTACGGTGGATAAAAAGATCGTTTTCGATGCCATGCGACGGGATTTGAAAAGAGCAAAAGAACTTTGGCAGGAAGCATGA
- a CDS encoding pyrroloquinoline quinone-dependent dehydrogenase, protein MKRLILFSLIFVAVTGFAIAPYLNDTDWPEYNGNGERSHYSALNQITKDNVSELKVAWTYASGGADTARNRSQMQCNPIIINGILYGVSASIQAFAVDAATGKEIWKSDLPDVAGTLSRGVTYWSDNQSKRIFFGAANWLYALDANTGRLIDSFGDHGKVNLKTGIERPGSDDFISSSTPNTIYKNLIIVGGRVAENETALLGDVRAYNTVTGKLVWTFHTIPDKGEFGYNTWLAQPARQQFGGANAWAGMAIDRKRGIVYIPTGSAAFDFWGGNRPGDNLFANCLIALDAATGRRLWHYQLVHHDIWDRDPPCPPNLVTLNINGKQVDAVVQITKQGYIFVFDRVTGKPLFPIKETAFPTDAMEGEKPSKTQPIPTLPLPFTRQTFSAKDFNSFVADRDSLEGLLKKARFGTAYIPITGDMTIFYPGTDGGAQWGGAATDQDGIMYIPAKEIPVYTTLKKKEVLSEKAVNGSKLYQLNCAACHGADKTGNHDGSYPSLVNVEKRLSREHITAILQKGKGMMPSFSHISDAEKNLIIDFLQNKNTEQKTISTNTGQVPYHNTGYNRWYDKNGYPVSQPPWGTLTAVDLNTGQRRWQVPLGEYKALTNKGIPPTGTDNYGGPLVTSSGLIFIAASRDEKIRAFDKATGKILWTATLPAAGYASASTYSVKGKQFLVIACGGGKLNTRSGDQYVAFALP, encoded by the coding sequence ATGAAACGCCTGATCTTGTTTTCGCTGATTTTCGTGGCTGTTACCGGCTTCGCAATTGCTCCCTATTTAAATGATACGGACTGGCCGGAATACAACGGAAACGGCGAAAGAAGTCATTATTCTGCGCTTAATCAGATCACAAAGGATAATGTTTCTGAGCTGAAAGTTGCTTGGACATATGCCTCCGGCGGAGCGGATACAGCGCGAAACCGCAGTCAGATGCAATGCAATCCCATCATTATTAACGGCATTCTTTATGGCGTTTCTGCATCTATCCAGGCTTTTGCGGTTGACGCGGCGACGGGCAAAGAAATTTGGAAAAGCGATTTGCCGGATGTTGCGGGAACATTGAGCCGTGGTGTAACTTACTGGTCTGATAATCAAAGTAAACGCATCTTTTTTGGCGCTGCAAACTGGCTTTACGCACTTGATGCAAACACCGGAAGGCTCATTGATTCGTTCGGTGATCACGGCAAAGTCAATCTTAAAACAGGCATTGAACGCCCTGGCTCTGATGATTTTATATCATCCAGCACACCTAATACCATTTATAAAAATCTGATCATTGTCGGCGGCAGGGTTGCCGAGAACGAAACGGCACTTTTGGGCGACGTGCGAGCTTATAATACCGTCACGGGTAAGCTCGTCTGGACATTCCATACCATTCCGGACAAAGGTGAATTTGGCTACAACACGTGGTTGGCGCAGCCGGCAAGACAGCAATTCGGTGGCGCCAATGCCTGGGCAGGAATGGCCATTGACCGGAAACGCGGCATCGTTTATATTCCAACCGGTTCGGCAGCTTTTGATTTCTGGGGCGGCAACAGGCCCGGCGATAACTTGTTCGCTAATTGCCTCATCGCGCTCGATGCCGCAACAGGCAGGCGACTCTGGCATTACCAGCTCGTCCACCACGACATTTGGGACCGCGATCCGCCGTGTCCGCCTAATCTGGTAACGCTGAACATTAACGGAAAACAAGTCGACGCCGTTGTGCAGATCACTAAGCAGGGTTACATCTTTGTTTTCGACCGCGTAACGGGCAAACCATTGTTTCCTATCAAAGAAACGGCCTTTCCAACGGATGCTATGGAAGGCGAAAAACCCAGCAAAACACAGCCCATTCCTACCTTACCGCTGCCGTTTACGCGGCAAACATTCAGTGCCAAAGACTTTAATTCATTTGTCGCAGACCGCGATTCCTTGGAAGGATTGTTAAAAAAAGCACGCTTCGGAACGGCTTACATTCCGATCACCGGCGATATGACTATTTTTTATCCAGGAACAGATGGCGGCGCGCAGTGGGGCGGCGCGGCGACTGATCAGGATGGGATCATGTACATTCCGGCAAAGGAAATTCCGGTTTACACGACATTGAAGAAAAAGGAAGTGCTGAGTGAAAAGGCCGTTAACGGCAGCAAACTTTATCAATTAAATTGCGCTGCCTGTCACGGAGCTGATAAAACTGGAAACCACGACGGTTCTTATCCTTCACTCGTGAATGTTGAAAAGCGGTTATCCCGAGAACACATCACAGCCATTTTACAAAAGGGAAAAGGAATGATGCCTTCGTTTTCGCACATTTCGGATGCAGAAAAAAATTTGATCATTGATTTTTTACAAAACAAAAATACGGAACAAAAGACCATCAGCACCAACACCGGGCAGGTTCCTTACCATAATACGGGCTATAATCGTTGGTATGATAAGAATGGCTATCCCGTAAGTCAGCCGCCATGGGGAACGCTTACCGCCGTGGATCTCAATACAGGCCAACGCCGCTGGCAGGTGCCGCTAGGAGAATACAAAGCATTGACAAACAAAGGAATTCCACCAACCGGAACAGATAATTACGGCGGTCCGCTCGTCACATCGAGCGGCCTGATCTTCATCGCCGCCAGCCGCGACGAAAAGATCAGAGCATTCGACAAAGCAACCGGAAAAATCCTCTGGACTGCCACATTACCCGCCGCCGGCTACGCCTCAGCCAGCACCTATTCAGTGAAAGGCAAACAATTCCTCGTCATAGCCTGCGGAGGCGGTAAGCTGAATACGAGGTCGGGCGATCAATATGTAGCGTTTGCATTGCCATAA
- a CDS encoding Gfo/Idh/MocA family oxidoreductase: MASRILNVGLIGFGLSGRYFHSPFLSTNPNFKIKTVVERSKNEAQEFDPNIGNARSVEELLSDESIDLVFICTPNDTHFPYAMDALENGKHVVIEKPFAATEEEARQLVAVAKEKGLILTAYQNRRWDSDFLTIKKLIAEDKLGDIVEYECRYDRFRPVVPTESWKEKSVPVGGNLYNLGPHLIDQALVLFGEPLTVTAEIRSVRPNSEIDDYFDVRLGYADKLVIVKSSLMVYENFLRYNLHGTKGSFIKGGLDPQEETLRKNILPTETPWGVEPENRWGKLSSEAFTGIIESEAGDYAPFYQNVYDAIVNGAELAVKPEEILRTTRVIDLAFQSSREKQVMTY, translated from the coding sequence ATGGCTTCACGAATTCTTAATGTTGGGTTGATTGGCTTTGGGTTGTCCGGGCGTTACTTTCATTCCCCTTTTCTTAGCACCAATCCGAATTTCAAGATCAAGACCGTTGTCGAAAGAAGTAAGAACGAGGCGCAGGAATTCGATCCGAACATTGGCAATGCGCGGTCTGTTGAGGAGCTTTTGAGCGACGAATCCATTGATCTTGTCTTCATATGCACGCCTAATGATACGCATTTCCCTTACGCAATGGACGCTTTGGAAAATGGCAAACATGTGGTGATCGAAAAGCCATTTGCGGCAACGGAGGAAGAAGCACGCCAGCTCGTTGCGGTGGCCAAAGAGAAAGGATTGATCCTGACGGCTTACCAAAACCGCCGCTGGGATTCGGATTTCTTAACCATTAAAAAACTGATTGCAGAAGATAAATTAGGCGACATTGTTGAGTATGAATGTCGCTACGACCGTTTCCGCCCGGTTGTTCCGACCGAATCCTGGAAAGAGAAAAGCGTTCCGGTGGGTGGCAACCTTTATAACCTGGGACCGCATTTGATTGATCAGGCTTTGGTGCTGTTCGGTGAGCCGCTGACAGTAACGGCCGAAATCCGTTCGGTAAGGCCTAACAGCGAGATTGATGATTACTTTGACGTGCGGCTGGGCTATGCGGATAAGCTGGTGATCGTAAAATCGAGCCTCATGGTTTATGAAAATTTCCTGCGCTATAACCTGCACGGGACGAAAGGATCATTCATCAAAGGCGGCCTGGACCCGCAGGAAGAGACATTAAGGAAGAATATTTTACCTACGGAAACACCGTGGGGCGTTGAGCCGGAAAATCGCTGGGGAAAATTATCCAGCGAAGCGTTTACAGGCATCATCGAAAGTGAAGCGGGTGATTATGCGCCGTTTTATCAGAATGTGTATGACGCGATCGTAAACGGCGCGGAGCTGGCTGTGAAACCAGAAGAAATCCTACGCACAACGCGCGTGATCGACCTGGCTTTCCAAAGCAGCCGCGAGAAGCAGGTGATGACTTATTAA